The following proteins come from a genomic window of Nicotiana tomentosiformis chromosome 12, ASM39032v3, whole genome shotgun sequence:
- the LOC138902834 gene encoding uncharacterized protein has translation MGSLAFISAWERPLDFDIQSLANRLMTLDITEPIRVIAYIVALSSLFERIKARQFDGPHLLVHRETMLRGDAKEVTIDDDGVLRLQGRLCVPTVDELRETILDEVKCEHQRLGGILQQMVIPEWKWKHITMDFIVGFPQTFRKLDAIWIIVDRLTKSSHFISVIESIYSLDIFGEQYRLSWEQLSTSQSRHKSYIDQKALDLSFMVGEKLLLNVLPMKGITRFRKKDKLSIRFIGPFEVLE, from the exons atgggtagtttggcattcatttcagcatgGGAGAGGCCATTGGATTtcgacattcagtccttagctaaccgaCTTATGACTTTGGATATTACAGAGCCCATTAGAGTTATTGCATATATTGTTGCTTTGTCTTCTTTATtcgagcggatcaaggctcgtcagttcgATGGTCCGCACTTGCTGGTTCATAGAGAGACGATGCTAcggggtgatgccaaggaggtaaCTATCGAtgatgatggtgttctgcgactccagggtcgtctatgtgtccctACTGTTGATGAATTGAGGGAGACCATTCTAGATGAG GTTAAGTgtgagcaccagaggctaggtggcatacttcagcagatggttataccggaaTGGAAGTGGAAgcacattactatggatttcATAGTTGGGTTCCCGCAGACATTTAGGAAACTTGATGCCATTTGGATCATTgtcgacagattgaccaagtcttCACACTTTATTTCAGTG atagagtcTATCTATTCACTTGACATTTTTGGGGAGCAGTACAGACTGAGTTGG GAGCAGCTTAGCACATctcagtccagacataagagttacatAGATCAGAAAGCacttgatttatcatttatggtgggcgagaagctTCTCTTGAACGTCTTGCCGATGAAGGGTATCACaaggttcagaaagaaggacAAGCTGAGCATTAGGTTcatcggtccatttgaggtgttggaaTGA